The Mustelus asterias unplaced genomic scaffold, sMusAst1.hap1.1 HAP1_SCAFFOLD_129, whole genome shotgun sequence genome includes the window acattatcccccagaccggaatataaaacagtgaacattaaccCCCCCAgaaccgaatataaaacagtgaagattatcccccccagacccgaatataaaacagtgaacattatcccccagacccgaatataaaacagggaacattatcccccccggacccgaatataaaacagtgaacattatccctcagacccgaatataaaacagtgaacattatccctcagacccgaatataaaacagtgaacattatccgccagatccgaatataaaacagtgaacattatccctcagacccgaatataaaacagtgaacattatccgccagatccgaatataaagcagtgaacattatccccccccagacccgaatataaaacagtgaacattatcccccccagacccaaatataaaacagtgaacattatcccccagacccgaatataaaacagtgaacattatcccccccagacccgaatataaaacagtgaacattatccccccagacccgaatataaaacagtgaacattattcccccccagacccgaatataaaacagtgaacattatcccccccagacccgaatataaaacagtgaacattatcccccccagacccgaatataaaacagtgaacattatccactccacacttgaatacaaaattgtcctgatggattcagacaacattatcacaatattccaaatgtgttttttccAGGAATAGATTCAGCGGCTGCATCACTGGAGGCCAGAGATACTCTCATACTCGGCTCATGTGAGGAATCCCTCCAATGAGGCTCAGGAATGCTGCAACCAGAGTCACGTGACCACCAAGTGTGTAACTGAACAAACTACCGCAACGTTGAAGATGTGTTTCAGTGAGAAATGAtttgcttcacctgttgcttcagatgagagagaaaatgtccctttctggggtaatttgaccttgacccaggcacttttcagatctgaaagtgatggcctttagCACAATCACAAGGCTGCACAATACAGAGGGAACACTAATCTGTTTCATTCTGTGACTATGTCGTGGTTACACGAGTGATACTTTCCACTAATTAGCTGCCAGCACCAAAAAGGCATTCAGCCCCCCACACAAATGAGCAAGACTGGGTATGAAtatctttatttggtagcaaataccattagctttcggagcgctgctccttcatcagatagagctctcaaacagggcacagagacacaaaatcaagtcacagaatactgattagaatgcgaatctctactgctaaccaggtcttaaagatacaaacaatgtgagtggagggagcattaagcacaggttaaagagatgtgtattgtctccagacagtaacccccacagcttgcctcctggacttgcagaatctcactggctgtcctgtctggagacaattggAAATCTTAAGCAGTGGAACctttcagacactgaattgtacaGTTTGCACCAAACATCAATTTCAGATTTCAGGAAAAGTTCATAAACTTATTATCAACAAGTTCCTGTTGAGAGTtcctgaatttaaaaaatcacagatggtgcttttaaaaagggacacagcagccctgaaaatcagtgacatctcagaacattaaacttcagccagttgtagcgattgttaatgtcagcagaaacaaaccaaatattgtcagactatcaatcctggatgtgattaacagctgcAGTAACTGCAAAGTCCAACTCCTGCTGACAATTGTGAACTTGcagatgtgtcagcaagtgggatgaccgagtgtatcccttcccacacagagagcaggtgaatggcctctccccagtgtgcgtGAGCTCATGgaaatgcaggctgccagactgagtgaatcccttcccacacatggagcaagtgaatggtctctccccagtgtgagtgcgttgatgagcagtgaggattgataactgcctgaaactctttccacagtatgtgcaaataaatggcttctcctcagtgtgaattcgctgatgtgacaggaggccggatgaattggtgaattccctcccacacgtggaacaggtgaacagcctttccccagtgtgaactcgcttgtgtgcactgaggttggatgaagacctgaacctctttccacaggaagtgcagctgaacggtctctcctctgtgtgaactcgctggtgtgacagcaggttagatgacagagtgaatctcttaccacacacagaacaggtgaatggcttctctcctgtgtgaattcgctggtgtgaccaaagaccggatggcccagcaaaatccttcccacacaaggagcaggtgaacgatctctccccagtatgaactcgctgatgtgcactgaggttggatgaacatgagaacccctttccacaggtggagcagctgaacggcctctcctcagtgtgagttcgctggtgtaacagcaggtgggatgaggtagtgaatcctttcccacacacagaacagatgaatggcctctctccagtgtgactgtgtctatggttttccagcaagtatggataattgaatcctttaccacaatcctcacatttccacggtttgtccatggtgctggtatccttctgtctctccaggttggatgattagttgaagcctcacccacatacagaccatgtgtatggtttctccccactgtgaatggtgtaatGTCTTTCAGGATATGTAACTTGTTAAAGCtctatccacagtcagttcactggagcactctcacttgggtgtgtgtgtgtctccgttcttttgctgtcacattgaattttgaaattttctcccactgacaaaacagggaatgatttctccctccactgtcaaaagcaatcatattcAGGCCAGAATGAATCGAATggctctgtcagactttgatctgaagtttagtttgagtttcctgtctgtgaatcctcctcatcaagttccctgcaaaaagagttttaaaaaactaattcagaacagacaatttcagtttccacgaaacatttctctatctcatttatcttgagctgtaatccccatcccacactctctctcttgtccccgagctgaaatcaaactcattgccccatctccactctgagcccagcttcctctccctccagctggattcagtcctgcaggccatgtgcagattgagagtacaatcaaggagtcaattattttccttccaagtcaggggacgtgcagccccactgactctgttgttaccacaataGTCACATGTGCTCTGCCCACCAATGAAACACCACGgtgaccattaacatgggcctgTTCCTAGGAAAGGCttcattttatttgtgccacaacagcaggggaattacctcctgcacaggcacaaaggtatcatcagtcacagaaaataattgcagctggtgtctcaaacctcattttaccatttgctctcagacattctcaattcaattttgaaatgcaaactgaaatctgcaattatggggtaaattaaaacacattttaatggtcattttcagaatgactattcctgagaattaattcccaagtcagtaaattaaaattctcatcagcaatggaggcggcacagtggttagcactgctgcctcacagctccagggacctgggttcgattcccaactgggGTTACTGTCCTTGtgtagtctgcccgttctccccatgtctgcgtgggttttctccagatgctccggtttcctcccattgtccaaagagatGCCAGTTGggggaattggctatgctaaattgccccttagggtcctgggatgagtaggttagagggattagcaggttacatatgtggggttacgggaacagggcctaggtgggattgttgccagtgcagactcgatgggccgaatcacctccttcagcactgtcgggattctatgaaatacattgggagaattgctattttaatgggtattttcacaagtgctataaaatgatttttcaaaacaaattattattttcttcaacagatgattaataaataaacagtaTTTAATAAAACTACCACCCAATATGGGGTTCTGGATTCTAactcagggtttctgagctccaggaaccactAACTGAACCAACCGGGAATTGTCTCCgcaaaacttccccaactccctcccgggaaaaagctgcaaacccgggagctgcagctttttactggggttgttggggcctccagcgggtgtttgtgaatcctccccactcacctgggcctgttcccgggagggagggagggagtgagggagaagccccgcagctgcaaaccagggagctgacaatgattctgaagggtttgcggatccacaaagtgtttccaaatcctcccagccaccgcctaacgctgactccgcttctccgggacaaacaagcgccaaggacagcaatgacactgcgcatgctccacatcacaatgaccgagggactgattgacggcagctccggaccaataggaagagggggcggagctggaggaccgagcgggagcggctggtcctccaaccaatcggagtgaatgaggggcgcgacctgaagcatgcgcagtgcgggtaatggcgacggacggccggttttagtttggaagcgagatcaatacgaggtagagggcggcgcgcggggaatgataaatgtggcgggtgggtggagagactttgtaaacatgttgttcaaacccaaaccccggaaatgaacttcccggtccccccctttgtacccaatggagcggcagcttgtagtgttagacccgggctgactgccgccattgaggctgcatgtgggaggccggcagggattgtgatcggagagggaagccctgacgtcacaatggaatgggtgagagtgtgacgtcacaatggaatgggtgagggtgtgtcgtcacaatggaatgggtgagtgtgatgtcacaatggaaggggtgagagttccagatgagctgagactgggctggagtcgggcgatggcactgacatgtggcccggtggcacagtggttagtgcagctgcctaacagcgccagggacccgggttcaattccagcctcgggtcgctgtctgtgcagagtttctacattctacccgtgtctgtgtgggtttcctccgggtgttccggtttccttccacagtccaaagatgtgctggttagacggattggccatgataaattgccacttggtatcagggggttaacaggtaaatatgtggatagggcctggatgggattgttgtcggtgcaggctcgatgggctgaatggcctccttctacgctgtattttattattcattatcattaattaattactattaatgcttctatgaatgaaggtggtcttgatgatgatgtggacatgtggctggaagctcatcttgggatgaactatttcaccctggttaTGAACAGCCTGgtccagcctcagacagttgccaggaggagagataaagttgttggtgagggagtggagttcatagtggggactgaacacaatgggttcagtcttcccagtatttatatgaaataaatttctgttctttcagtaccggatgtcagacaagtcaggatggtgtgtgagttggagaggaacttggagctgatggtgttcacagggtttggaaattctgtcaaagttcctgttgagttgtcgatgcataaaatctctctcctcacctccggcctctcctacttctctctgtttccactcagggtgtggagatgccggcgttagactggggtaagcatagtaagaagtctcacaacaccaggttaaaatccaacaggttaatttggtagcataagccacaggcttttggagtgctgccccttcatcagatgagtgtgagttctgttcacaaacagggcatataaagacacaaactcaatttacaaggtaatggttggaatgcgagtctttacagggaatcaagtcttaaaggtacaaacaatgtgagtggagagagggttaagcacaggttaaagagatgtgtattgtctccagccaggacagttggtgagattttgcaagcccaggcatgtcgtggggattacagatagtgtgacatgaacccaagatcccggttgaggccgtcctcatgtgtgattgacagatccatgctcactgcttcctgccctggacgcagtgagctgaaaatttccatgcaggctgccagacagatagatgtccacattactggagtaaaaatgtgtggaatatacagaccgaattcacttcattcccttcagttgctgcaagtccccaatttcccccagaatgagaaaagaaatggaaagggggaaacattgatttcctcccagatgttgcccagaggaggaagattcactctgaagctcattggccaacttctgcattgtgacgtcacaatggagccctgcctgaatcagccaataggagtcactctgctccgcggtgatgtctccgggttccagtgcgcaggcccgggcgcgcggacccgggagccccgcccccatccATTGTTCCCCATCCCCTTACACCTCCTTGagtcaaggtttccaggcaaccggctggcggctccggccagaacgagaagccgctcggtgagctccccctccccctggcccgggactgcgcatgtgcgggggagagggaaagctgcgcatgtgcgggggagaacccaccctctgatcttcatgctgaggtgttgaccaatgggaatagttggaggaccggaaggattcTGGTCTTCCGGCCAATCTGAGCgcaggctttgtgtgaatgaagattgatcttcagactgactgaaacttcctcctgtcactaatatctgtgagtaaaacactttcttttctccccctttccatttcttttctcattctgggggaaattggggacttgcagcaactgaagggaaaggaattgaatccagggagggtgcagactctggaaaggttggcccaggtctctctctctctcttaaaccagaaaatgatcaatTTCTGCCCATtgtttgctgttagccaatcttctatccacgccaatatgttccccccgcagcatgaatttttatttgctgcaataacctttgatgtggcacctcatcaaatgtcttctggaaatctgagtacagcgcatccaccggtttccctttatccaattcccgatggggaattttagaaaattgaacaacacatcaactatctcactctgttaagacccgagaatgaagcccagcaggacccgaggactcatcagcccacagctccaacagtttgctgaggaccacttccctgggaattgtgctttttcagagttcatcccacacttctgttttctgatttccagctgtttctgagttttaactgtatcctctattgtgaacaccgaggcaaaatacttgctcaattcatctcccagctccttatttttcattatcaattcctggactcactttctattagacagttaagaaatgaggtggagcaagtgactgaagtgtcagtcggggagcactattgggagcaccaatactttcaaaatagttctggaaaaagataggacaggtccacaggtcaaggccctaaactggagcagggccacttttgtgggcattaggcaggatcgagcagatgttgattaggtgagtttgtttgaagggaaaggaatgactggcaaatgggaggttttaaaagtgtgatggcaagagtccaggggcagtatattcctgttaagatgaagagaaagaatggtaaatttagggatctctggcagacaagggacattgaggctctggtcaggtaaaagaaggaagcatacattgggtttaggcaatcggggacaagtgaatcactctgactataaaaagtgtaagaaaatactgaagagggaaatcaggaggacaaaaagagggtctgatatggatctggcaggtaagattaaagaaaattccaagaggttctatcacgatattaagagtaaaagggtggctagagagagaatagatccccttaaaaatcagtatggccatctgtgtgtggagccacaggagatgggtgagatttttaatgaatacttctcctctgtgtttactgcggagagcaccatgagtgctaaagaaataagggaaacaagtggtgatgtcttgggcacacgcacgttacttgggaggaggcatctgcagccttataaaaggaaattactgcggatgctggaatctgaaaccaagagagaaaatgctggaaaatctcagcaggtctggcagcatctgcaaggagaaaaaagagctgatgtttcttgtctagatgaccctttgtcaatgctctggaacatcagttcttttctctccatacagatgctgccagacctgctgagaatggggagagagtgtgtggggtggagatttacagcttttggggaatgagagaggaaagaatgttccatagaaattgtctgttctgaatttctatcctgtactgacactgatgacttttgtaaactcattttacaggatattgaaagagaaaccacaggccgaaatctcaaacgtcacgtctcgatcagacagagtcatattccttgggacctcaatatcatcggactttgaatccagaaggagaagtgattgtccagtctgtcaatttgaaaagatttgaaatgtcagtgagagtgaaaaagcatcgacacactgccacacttgagtgagagtgttccaatgcactgacgaaagagctttaaccagttacacagtctgaataaatatcacaccattcacagcaggtggagactgtaatcttgttctgtgtgtggacgaagtttcaactaattgtccacccaagagagaggtaaggacacctgcaccatggagaaaccatggaaacgtgtggactgtaggaagagatacagatacccggTTGTGAACGTGCCCTcgtcattccacaggagcctattgcgcaggcgcagtgctgtatctggagcatgcgcagtgtcactttgctcggagtCCTGTGAATGGGGGAGACGCCTTTTTCAGCGGGTGAGTtggtggggctgcgggagaaatgtagccgggagtcggggtagggagggagctctggcttcacaaacacccgctgtcggccgcacggcccgaatagaccctgcaggtccagacatctcttctctcagaggatttctcttccacagggaccagtggaagctcaggatcattgaatatattccagttcgacagatctttgactgacaagggtgtcaaggattatggggaacagacaagaagatggagcaaaagctaagatgtggggggatttcttcactcaaggatgtggtaaatctttggaattctcaatcccTGAGGACCGTgaaacctcagtcatcaactattttcaagagagagattgattggtttctagatattgaagatatcaagggatatgggtttagtgtggggagaatgatgctgaggtagatgaacgaattatctcattgaatagtttaaaagactcgatgggccaaatggccgactgcagctcctatttgttctggtctctgtgtccaggacaggaagcagtgagcatggatctgtcaatcagcctcaatcagcaccttcaggagaattgggagggtgaatattagatacagcagagtgagaatggagggagagtgtgtgggatggagatttacagcttttggggactgaaataggaaagaatgttccatagaaactagaaccatagaaaattacagctcagaaacaggccttttggcccttcttgtctgtgccgaatcattttatgcctcgtcccactgacctgcacttggaccatatccctccacacccctctccatgaacccgtccaagtttttcttaaatgttaaaagcatttaactattttatttggcagctcattccacactcccaccactctctgcgtgaagaagccccccctaatattccctttaaacttttctcctttcactcttaacccatgccctctggtttttttctccccgagcctcagcggaaaaagcctgcttgcattcactctatctatacccatcaaaatcttatacacctctatcaaatctcccctcaatcttctacgctccagggaataaagtcgcaacctattcaatctctctctgtaactcagcttctcaagtcccagcaacatccttgtgaaccttctctgcactctttcaaccttattaacatccttcctgtaactaggtgagcaaaactgtacacaatactccagattcggcctcaccaatgccttatataaccttaccataacgctccaacttttatactcgatactccgatttatgaaggccaatgtaccaaagacactctttacgaccctatccacctgtgacatcacttttagggaattctgtacctgtattcccagatccctctgttcaactgcactcttcagagtcctaccatttaccctgtacgttcttctttggtttgtccttccaaagtgcaatatctcacacttgtctgcattaaattccatttgccatttttcagcccatttttctagttggtccaaatccctctgcaagctttgaaaaccttccttactgtccactacacctccaatctttgtatcatcagcaaacttgctgatccaattgaccacattatcatccagatcattgatatagatgacaaacaacaatggacccaacaccgatccctgcggcacaccactagtcacaggcctccactcagagaagcaatcctagaactgtctgttctgaatttctatcctgtactgacactgatgacttttgtaaacccattttacaggatattgaaagaggaatcacaggccgaaatctcaaacgtcgcgtctagatctgacagagtcatattccttgggagctgaatatcatcggactttgaatccagaagcagaaatgatttgaaaagatttcaaacatcagtatgACTGGAAAAGTaccaacactctgccacactcgagtgagagtgttccagtgcacggacTAAAGAGTTTCAACCAGttccacagcctgaataaatatcacatcattcacagcggggagagactgtacttgtGTTGTGagcgtggacgaggcttcaactgattgtccacccaagaaagaggcaaggacacctgcaccatggagaaaccatggaaatgtggggactgtgggaagagatacagttacccatcagagctggaagctcatcggcgcagccacactggggagaggccattcacctgctcgcagtgtgagaagggattcattcagtcatccagcctgcagagacaccagcaaattcacactggagagagactgttcatctgctctcagtgtggaaagggattcactcggtcatcccacctgcagacacaccagagagttcacactggagagagaccgttcacctgctctcagtgtgggaagggattcactcagttatccagcctgcagacacaccagcgagttcacactggggagaggcccttcacctgctctcagtgtggggagggattcacttgttcatctaacctgcaggtgcaccagcgagttcacactggggagaggccattcacctgctctcagtgtgagaagggattcatttgTTTATCccgcctgcggaggcaccagcgagttcacactggggagaaaccattcacctgctctcagtgtgggaagggattcactgactcatccagcctgcggatacaccagcgagttcacactggggagaggccgttcacctgctctcaatgtgggaagggattcagagtttcatc containing:
- the LOC144484840 gene encoding uncharacterized protein LOC144484840, with protein sequence MDKPWKCEDCGKGFNYPYLLENHRHSHTGERPFICSVCGKGFTTSSHLLLHQRTHTEERPFSCSTCGKGFSCSSNLSAHQRVHTGERSFTCSLCGKDFAGPSGLWSHQRIHTGEKPFTCSVCGKRFTLSSNLLSHQRVHTEERPFSCTSCGKRFRSSSNLSAHKRVHTGERLFTCSTCGREFTNSSGLLSHQRIHTEEKPFICTYCGKSFRQLSILTAHQRTHTGERPFTCSMCGKGFTQSGSLHFHELTHTGERPFTCSLCGKGYTRSSHLLTHLQVHNCQQELDFAVTAAVNHIQD